A genomic stretch from Eriocheir sinensis breed Jianghai 21 chromosome 31, ASM2467909v1, whole genome shotgun sequence includes:
- the LOC127005848 gene encoding uncharacterized PE-PGRS family protein PE_PGRS54-like isoform X12 codes for MGACTRILPHLALALMLAVIVVPQRSQARTSLKDLSSRVCHSLTCGASDAFYPHPSYCTHYVHCISGTPYVKRCPSNLHFNAARGSCDIPREAHCVPFKRSCELQVPFVADGPTDGQVTCDCGGTCTKAHPYRCDAYYHCDAMGVEHLTECPSGLMFNSRVEQCDVPENTQCPQSPSCSCDNCRYPTSDHCSTFWQCENGKAVKHYCSSGLLFNRDTSQCDLAINVECSAGAWQSGSFVETVCVDHRKDCEVFVKEGGCVCNDDVCDWQTFVLQNCPKSCGKCKGEKTMKKRIFSLPSDGGNARKKSKESGSKEHGHGHGSKESGSKESGNKGSGSKESGSKESGNKGSGSKESGSKESGNKGSGSKESGSKESGNKGSGSKESGNKGSGSKESGNKGSGSKESGSKESGNKGSGSKESGSKESGNKGSGSKESGSKESGSKESGNKGSGSKESGNKDSGSKESGNKDSGSKESGSKETVEVDGNISGESCEGGDGGGGNGNNSTEGDGGDNVDVGSGGDGGNGGDGGNGGDVGGDGGSGGGHVVDGCVINCILGKYLPHPINCRKFIYCAPSGPEEVSCAPFNVWDQEELACTNERLTPCVTGSYITTEGKPCGSGGDGGDVGSDDDGDSGGDGDSGGDGDSSGDGDSSGDGDSSGDGGDAGSGGDGDSGDAGSGGDGGDGGIGGDGGSGGDHIVDGCIIPCSLGKYLPHPTDCHKFIQCAPYGPEEMPCAPGTIWEQGKLTCNHEGLTPCVTGAYLTPEGKTCGGDGGDAGSGGDGGSGGNGSSGGDGGSGGDGGDAGSGGDGDGDGSSGNSGGDGGSGGGHVIDGCVISCTLGKYLPHPTDCRKFIQCAPYGPEEMPCAPGTIWEQGKLTCNHEGLTPCVTGAYLTPEGKICGGDGGDGGDGSGGDGGDAGSGGDGGDGGSGGDGGSGGDGGDAGSGGDGGGDGGHVVDGCVINCTLGKYLPHPTDCRKFIQCAPYGPEEMPCAPGTIWEQGKLTCNHEGSTPCVTGAYLTPEGKTCGGDGGDGGDGSDGGSGGDGGDAGSGGDGGDAGSGGDGGDAGSGGDGGDGGSGGDGGGDGSGGNGGGDGGSGGGHVIDGCVINCTLGKYLPHPTDCRKFIQCAPYGPEEMPCAPGTIWEQGKLTCNHEGSTPCVTGAYLTPEGKICGGDGEDGGDGSDGGDAGSGGDSGDAGSGGDGGDGGSGGDGGDGGSGGDGGDAGSGGDGGGDGGHVVDGCVINCTLGKYLPHPTDCRKFIQCAPYGPEEMPCAPGTIWEQGKLTCNHEGSTPCVTGAYLTPEGKTCGGDGGDGGDGSDGGSGGDGGDAGSGGDGGDAGSGGDGGDAGSGGDGGDGGSGGDGGSGGDGGSGGDAGSGGDGGSGGDGGGDGGHVVDGCVINCTLGKYLPHPTDCRKFIQCAPYGPEEMPCAPGTIWEQGKLTCNHEGSTPCVTGAYLTPEGKICGGDGGDGGDGSDGGDAGSGGDGGNAGSGGDGGDAGSGGDGGDGGSGGDGGDAGSGGDGGGDGGGDGGHVVDGCVINCTLGKYLPHPTDCRKFIQCAPYGPEEMPCAPGTIWEQGKLTCNHEGSTPCVTGAYLTPEGKTCGGDGGDGGDGSDGGSGGDGGDAGSGGDGGDAGSGGDGGDAGSGGDGGDGGSGGDGGSGGDGGSGGDAGSGGDGGSGGDGGSGGDGGDAGSGGDGGGDSGHVVDGCVINCTLGKYLPHPTDCRKFIQCAPYGPEEMPCAPGTIWEQGKLTCNHEGSTPCVTGAYLTPEGKTCGGDGGDAGSGGDGGDAGSGGDGGDAGSGGDGGDAGSGGDGGDAGSGGDGGDAGSGGDGGDAGSGGDGGDAGSGGDGGDAGSGGDGGDAGSGGDGGDAGSGGDGGDAGSGGDGGDSGSGGDGGDAGSGGDGGDAGSGGDGGDAGSGGDGGDAGSGGDGGDAGSGGDGGDAGSGGDGGDAGSGGDGGDAGSGGDGGDAGSGGDGGDAGSGGDGGDSGSGDGGDAGSGGDGGDAGSGGDGGDAGSGGDGGDAGSGGDGGDSGSGDGGDGACEDAQYDCIFWAANNDCNCKPTDGDCSWQTYVAAACPKSCGSCEPQVGGDGDEVCEDNVSDCRFWAANKDCNCKPTDGDCSWQKYVADNCPKSCGTCNTSGDGGNGGEDGGSGGDGGDSGSGGDGGDGGSGGDGGSGGDGGDAGSGGDGGDAGSGGDGGDAGSGGDGGDAGSGGDGGDAGSGGDGGDAGSGGDGGDAGSGGDGGDAGSGGDGGDAGSGGDGGDAGSGGDGGDAGSGGDGGDAGSGGDGGDAGSGGDGGDTGSGGDGGDAGSGGDGGDAGSGGDGGDAGSGGDGGDAGSGGDGGDAGSGGDGGDAGSGGDGGSGGDHIVDGCIIPCSLGKYLPHPTDCRKFIQCAPYGPEEMPCAPGTIWEQGKLTCNHEGSTPCVTGAYLTPEGKTCGGDGGSGGDGGDAGSGGDGGDAGSGGDGGDAGSGGDGGDAGSGGDGGDAGSGGDGGDAGSGGDGGDAGSGGDGGDAGSGGDGGDGGSGGDGGDESVEDCELSCPKSEGIFPHPRDCRKWIRCLHGKPYVKECPFHLQFNPVLRVCDWPQHAKCVASSNADCGVPEPVVPTEPPNVKPDICDCECCLRPHPEDCTAYYYCEPGSNAEFHTCSEGLVFNPQLSQCVIQDQYPQCQPEKPPTCDPTCECLYPAEACTEYYKCNGDGVPVKFECFGGLYFNDEKHSCDLPKNVSCELRRKRTYNPEPQKYISAEECKTRKGFFAKRGDPSGYFMCSNGIAFSLRCPDGAVFSSAVGRCILRK; via the exons CGTCGACCATCGAAAGGACTGTGAAGTATTCGTGAAGGAAGGAGGCTGTGTCTGCAACGATGACGTCTGTGACTGGCAGACCTTCGTCCTTCAAAACTGTCCCAAGTCGTGCGGCAAATGCAAGGGagaaaagacaatgaagaagagaatattttccctcccttctgatGGAGGAAACGCCCGCAAGAAGTCCAAGGAGTCGGGGAGCAAAGAACATGGACACGGACACGGCAGCAAGGAGTCAGGAAGCAAGGAGTCAGGCAACAAGGGTTCAGGCAGCAAGGAGTCAGGAAGCAAAGAATCTGGCAACAAGGGTTCAGGCAGCAAGGAGTCAGGAAGCAAGGAGTCAGGCAACAAGGGTTCAGGCAGCAAGGAGTCAGGCAGCAAGGAGTCAGGCAACAAGGGTTCAGGCAGCAAGGAGTCAGGCAACAAGGGTTCAGGCAGCAAGGAGTCAG GCAACAAGGGTTCAGGCAGCAAGGAGTCAG GAAGCAAGGAGTCAGGCAACAAGGGTTCAGGCAGCAAGGAGTCAGGAAGCAAGGAGTCAGGCAACAAGGGTTCAGGCAGCAAGGAGTCAGGCAGCAAGGAGTCAGGAAGCAAGGAGTCAGGCAACAAGGGTTCAGGCAGCAAGGAGTCAGGCAACAAGGACTCGGGCAGCAAGGAGTCAGGCAACAAGGACTCGGGCAGCAAGGAGTCAGGCAGTAAAGAGACTGTCGAAGTTGATGGCAACATTAGCGGTGAAAGCTGTgaaggtggagatggtggtggaggaaatgGGAACAACAGCACCGAAGGAGACGGTGGTGATAATGTTGATGTCGGCAGTGGAGGAGATGGCGGCAACGGTGGTGATGGAGGCaacggtggtgatgttggtggagaCGGCGGCTCAGGTGGCGGCCACGTCGTCGACGGTTGCGTCATTAACTGCATTCTCGGCAAGTACCTGCCTCACCCAATTAACTGCCGCAAGTTCATCTACTGCGCGCCCTCGGGCCCCGAGGAGGTATCCTGCGCGCCATTTAACGTTTGGGATCAAGAAGAGTTGGCATGCACCAACGAGCGTTTGACCCCCTGCGTCACTGGCTCCTACATCACCACCGAGGGCAAACCATGCGGTAGCGGGGGTGATGGAGGTGACGTCGGCAGCGATGACGATggagacagtggtggtgatggagacagCGGTGGTGATGGAGACAGCAGTGGTGATGGAGACAGCAGTGGTGATGGAGACagcagtggtgatggaggtgacgcAGGAAGCGGTGGTGATGGAGACAGTGGTGATGCCggcagcggtggtgatggaggtgacggCGGCATCGGTGGTGACGGAGGCTCAGGCGGCGACCACATCGTTGATGGCTGCATCATTCCTTGTTCCCTCGGCAAGTACCTGCCTCACCCGACTGACTGCCATAAGTTCATCCAGTGCGCGCCCTACGGCCCCGAAGAGATGCCCTGTGCACCCGGCACTATCTGGGAACAAGGAAAGCTGACCTGCAACCACGAGGGCTTGACCCCCTGCGTCACTGGCGCCTACCTCACCCCCGAGGGCAAGAcctgtggtggtgacggtggtgacgctggcagtggtggtgatgggggcagCGGTGGTAATGGAAgcagcggtggtgatggaggcagcggtggtgatggaggtgatgccggcagcggtggtgatggtgatggagacgGCAgcagtggtaatagtggtggagACGGCGGCTCAGGCGGCGGCCACGTCATCGACGGTTGCGTCATCAGCTGCACCCTCGGCAAGTACCTGCCTCACCCGACTGACTGCCGCAAGTTCATCCAGTGCGCGCCCTACGGCCCCGAAGAGATGCCCTGTGCGCCCGGCACTATCTGGGAACAAGGAAAGCTGACCTGCAACCACGAGGGCTTGACCCCCTGCGTCACTGGCGCCTACCTCACCCCCGAGGGCAAAAtctgtggtggtgacggtggagacggaggagacggcagtggaggtgacggtggtgacgcaggcagtggaggtgatggaggtgatggcggcagcggtggtgatggaggcagcggtggtgatggaggtgatgccggcagcggtggtgatggtggtggagacggCGGCCACGTCGTCGACGGCTGCGTCATCAACTGCACCCTCGGCAAGTACCTGCCTCACCCGACTGACTGTCGCAAGTTCATCCAGTGCGCGCCCTACGGCCCCGAAGAGATGCCCTGTGCGCCCGGCACTATCTGGGAACAAGGAAAGCTGACCTGCAACCACGAGGGCTCAACCCCCTGCGTCACTGGCGCCTACCTCACCCCCGAGGGCAAGAcctgtggtggtgacggtggtgacggaG gagacgGCAGTgacggaggaagtggtggtgacggaggtgatGCCGGcagtggaggtgacggtggtgacgcaggcagtggaggtgatggaggtgatgccggcagcggtggtgatggag gtgacggcggcagcggtggtgatggtggtggagacggcagcggtggtaatggtggtggagacGGCGGCTCAGGCGGCGGCCACGTCATCGACGGCTGCGTCATCAACTGCACCCTCGGCAAGTACCTGCCTCACCCGACTGACTGCCGCAAGTTCATCCAGTGCGCGCCCTACGGCCCCGAAGAGATGCCCTGTGCGCCCGGCACTATCTGGGAACAAGGAAAGCTGACCTGCAACCACGAGGGCTCAACCCCCTGCGTCACTGGCGCCTATCTCACCCCCGAGGGCAAAAtctgtggtggtgacggtgaagaCGGAGGAGACGGCAGTGACGGAGGTGATGCCGGCAGTGGAGGTGACAGTGGTGACGCAGgcagtggaggtgatggaggtgatggcggcagcggtggtgatggtggtgatggaggcagcggtggtgatggaggtgatgccggcagcggtggtgatggtggtggagacggCGGCCACGTCGTCGACGGCTGCGTCATCAACTGCACCCTCGGCAAGTACCTGCCTCACCCGACTGACTGCCGTAAGTTCATCCAGTGCGCGCCCTACGGCCCCGAAGAGATGCCCTGTGCGCCCGGCACTATCTGGGAACAAGGAAAGCTGACCTGCAACCACGAGGGCTCAACCCCCTGCGTCACTGGCGCCTACCTCACCCCCGAGGGCAAGAcctgtggtggtgacggtggagaCGGAGGAGACGGCAGTgacggaggaagtggtggtgacggaggtgatGCCGGcagtggaggtgacggtggtgacgcaggcagtggaggtgatggaggtgatgccggtagcggtggtgatggaggtgatggcggcagcggtggtgatggaggcagtggAGGTGATGGCGGCAGCGGTGGTGACGCAGGCAGTGGAGGTGAtggcggcagcggtggtgatggtggtggagacggCGGCCACGTCGTCGACGGCTGCGTCATCAACTGCACCCTCGGCAAGTACCTGCCTCACCCGACTGACTGCCGTAAGTTCATCCAGTGCGCGCCCTACGGCCCCGAAGAGATGCCCTGTGCGCCCGGCACTATCTGGGAACAAGGAAAGCTGACCTGCAACCACGAGGGCTCAACCCCCTGCGTCACTGGCGCCTACCTCACCCCCGAGGGCAAAAtctgtggtggtgacggtggagaCGGAGGAGACGGCAGTGACGGAGGTGATGCCGGcagtggaggtgacggtggtaaCGCAGgcagtggaggtgatggaggtgatgccggcagtggtggtgatggaggtgatggaggcagcggtggtgatggaggtgatgccggcagcggtggtgatggtggtggtgatggtggtggagacggCGGCCACGTCGTCGACGGCTGTGTCATCAACTGCACCCTCGGCAAGTACCTGCCTCACCCGACTGACTGCCGCAAGTTCATCCAGTGCGCGCCCTACGGCCCCGAAGAGATGCCCTGTGCGCCCGGCACTATCTGGGAACAAGGAAAGCTGACCTGCAACCACGAGGGCTCAACCCCCTGCGTCACTGGCGCCTACCTCACCCCCGAGGGCAAGAcctgtggtggtgacggtggagaCGGAGGAGACGGCAGTgacggaggaagtggtggtgacggaggtgatGCCGGcagtggaggtgacggtggtgacgcaggcagtggaggtgatggaggtgatgccggcagcggtggtgatggaggtgatggcggcagcggtggtgatggaggcagtggAGGTGATGGCGGCAGCGGTGGTGACGCAGGCAGTGGAG gtgatggcggcagcggtggtgatggaggcagcggtggtgatggaggtgatgccggcagcggtggtgatggtggtggagacagCGGCCACGTCGTCGACGGCTGCGTCATCAACTGCACCCTCGGCAAGTACCTGCCTCACCCGACTGACTGCCGCAAGTTCATCCAGTGTGCGCCCTACGGCCCCGAAGAGATGCCCTGTGCGCCCGGCACTATCTGGGAACAAGGAAAGCTGACCTGCAACCACGAGGGCTCAACCCCCTGCGTCACTGGCGCCTACCTCACCCCCGAGGGCAAAACctgtggtggtgacggaggtgacgctggcagtggtggtgatggtggagacgcaggcagtggcggtgatggtggagacgcaggcagtggcggtgatggtggagacgcaggcagtggcggtgatggtggagacgcaggcagtggcggtgatggtggagacgcaggcagtggtggtgatggtggagacgcaggcagtggcggtgatggtggagacgcaggcagtggcggtgatggtggagacgcaggcagtggcggtgatggtggagacgcaggcagtggcggtgatggtggagacgcaggcagtggcggtgatggtggagacgcaggcagcggcggtgatggtggagactcaggcagtggcggtgatggtggagacgcaggcagtggcggtgatggtggagacgcaggcagtggcggtgatggtggagacgcaggcagtggcggtgatggtggagacgcaggcagtggcggtgatggtggagacgcaggcagtggcggtgatggtggagacgcag gcagtggcggtgatggtggagacgcaggcagtggcggtgatggtggagacgcaggcagtggcggtgatggtggagacgcaggcagtggtggtgatggtggagacgcaggcagcggcggtgatggtggagacTCAGGCAGCGGCGATGGTGGAGACGCAggcagtggcggtgatggtggagacgcaggcagtggcggtgatggtggagacgcaggcagtggtggtgatggtggagacgcaggcagcggcggtgatggtggagacTCAGGCAGTGGCGATGGTGGAGATGGTGCATGCGAAGACGCGCAATATGACTGCATCTTCTGGGCAGCTAATAATGATTGTAACTGCAAGCCGACAGATGGTGATTGCTCATGGCAAACCTATGTGGCTGCAGCTTGCCCCAAGAGCTGCGGATCTTGTGAACCACAAGTGGGCGGCGATGGAGATGAAGTTTGCGAAGACAATGTATCTGACTGCCGATTCTGGGCCGCAAATAAGGATTGCAACTGCAAACCAACTGATGGGGATTGCTCCTGGCAAAAATATGTTGCAGACAATTGCCCGAAAAGCTGTGGAACGTGTAACACATCTGGTGACGGTGGCAATGGCGGTGAAGACGGCGGcagcggtggtgacggtggtgattcTGGcagcggtggtgacggtggtgatggtggaagtggtggtgatggaggcagcggtggtgatggaggtgacgccggcagtggtggtgatggtggtgacgccggcagcggtggtgatggaggtgacgccggcagcggtggtgatggaggtgacgccggcagcggtggtgatggcggtgacgccggtagcggtggtgatggcggtgacgccggcagtggtggtgatggcggtgacgcCGGCAGTGGTGGCGATGGCGGTGACGCCggcagcggtggtgatggcggtgacgccggcagcggtggtgatggcggtgacgccggcagcggtggtgatggcggtgacgccggcagtggtggtgatggcggtgacgccggcagtggtggtgatggcggtgacgccggcagcggtggtgatggcggtgacaccggcagtggtggtgatggcggtgacgccggcagcggtggtgatggtggtgacgccggcagcggtggtgatggaggtgacgccggcagcggtggtgatggcggtgacgccggcagcggtggtgatggcggtgacgccggcagcggtggtgatggcggtgacgcCGGCAGCGGTGGTGACGGAGGCTCAGGCGGCGACCACATCGTTGATGGCTGCATTATTCCTTGTTCCCTCGGCAAGTACCTGCCTCATCCGACAGACTGCCGCAAGTTCATCCAGTGCGCGCCCTACGGCCCCGAAGAGATGCCCTGTGCGCCCGGCACTATCTGGGAACAAGGAAAGCTGACCTGCAACCACGAGGGCTCGACCCCCTGCGTCACTGGCGCCTACCTCACCCCCGAGGGCAAGACCTGTGGTGGCgatggaggaagtggtggtgacggaggtgacgccggcagcggtggtgatggaggtgatgccggcagtggtggtgatggaggtgacgctggcagtggtggtgatggaggtgacgccggaagtggtggtgatggtggtgacgccggcagtggtggtgatggaggtgatgctggcagcggtggtgatggaggtgacgctggcagtggtggtgatggaggtgacgcCGGCagcggtggtgacggcggtgacgGAGGCAGCGGTGGTGACGGAGGTGATGAAAGCGTTGAGGACTGTGAACTGTCGTGCCCGAAGAGCGAAGGAATATTCCCTCACCCTCGTGACTGCAGGAAGTGGATACGTTGCCTGCACGGGAAGCCTTACGTGAAGGAGTGTCCCTTCCACCTGCAGTTCAACCCTGTGCTCCGAGTGTGTGACTGGCCCCAGCACGCCAAATGTGTAGCTTCCAGTAATGCGGATTGTGGCGTTCCCGAACCTGTCGTTCCAACGGAGCCGCCCAATGTCAAGCCCGATATCTGCGACTGCGAGTGTTGCCTGCGACCTCACCCTGAAGACTGCACGGCCTATTACTACTGTGAG CCTGGCTCCAACGCCGAGTTCCACACCTGCTCGGAGGGGCTCGTGTTCAACCCCCAGCTGAGCCAGTGCGTCATCCAGGACCAGTACCCGCAGTGCCAGCCCGAGAAGCCCCCGACGTGCGATCCCACCTGTGAATGTCTCTATCCGGCAGAGGCCTGCACCGAGTACTACAAGT GCAACGGTGACGGCGTTCCCGTGAAGTTCGAGTGTTTTGGTGGCCTTTACTTCAACGACGAGAAGCACTCCTGCGACCTCCCGAAGAACGTGTCCTGCGAGCTGCGTCGGAAGAGGACGTACAATCCAGAGCCGCAGAAGTACATAAGCG CCGAGGAGTGCAAGACCCGCAAAGGATTCTTCGCCAAGAGAGGGGATCCTTCGGGCTACTTCATGTGCAGCAACGGCATCGCCTTCTCTCTGCGGTGTCCTGACGGCGCAGTGTTCAGCTCCGCGGTCGGCAGATGTATCCTCAGAAAGTAA